The Anaeromyxobacter sp. genome includes a window with the following:
- the rfbG gene encoding CDP-glucose 4,6-dehydratase, with the protein MRAAYAGKRVLVTGHTGFKGSWLTLWLADLGAEVTGYALAPDTTPALFERAGVEGRCRSLLGDVRDAARLAAVVEEVRPDAILHLAAQPLVRLSYQEPLATLETNVLGTAHLLEAVRAAGRPCAVVVVTSDKCYENREWLYGYREDEPLGGHDVYSMSKGAAELVTASWRRSFFHPRELARHGVALASARAGNVVGGGDWARDRIVPDAIAALAAGQPIPVRNPHGVRPWQHVLEPLGGYLLLGARLMGPVGEAGVEGRAGFCEPWNFGPRPEDARPVRDVVEALIAAWGSGRWDDRHDPAALHEAGLLRLSIDKATARLGWAPRWHFDETFRRTVDWYRAFHAGASADALADLCRTQIHEYLES; encoded by the coding sequence CTGCGCGCCGCCTACGCCGGCAAGCGGGTGCTGGTGACCGGGCACACCGGCTTCAAGGGCTCCTGGCTCACCCTCTGGCTGGCCGACCTGGGCGCCGAGGTGACCGGCTATGCCCTGGCCCCGGACACCACGCCCGCCCTGTTCGAGCGGGCCGGGGTGGAGGGGCGCTGCCGCAGCCTGCTCGGCGACGTGCGCGACGCCGCCCGCCTGGCCGCGGTGGTCGAGGAGGTGCGGCCCGACGCCATCCTGCACCTGGCCGCGCAGCCCCTGGTGCGGCTCTCCTACCAGGAGCCGCTGGCCACGCTGGAGACCAACGTGCTCGGCACCGCCCACCTGCTCGAGGCGGTGCGGGCCGCCGGCCGGCCCTGCGCGGTGGTCGTGGTCACCAGCGACAAGTGCTACGAGAACCGCGAGTGGCTCTACGGCTACCGCGAGGACGAGCCCCTGGGCGGGCACGACGTCTACTCCATGTCGAAGGGGGCCGCCGAGCTGGTCACCGCCTCCTGGCGCCGCTCCTTCTTCCACCCGCGCGAGCTGGCCCGCCACGGCGTGGCGCTGGCCAGCGCCCGCGCCGGCAACGTGGTGGGCGGCGGCGACTGGGCCAGGGACCGCATCGTGCCCGACGCCATCGCCGCCCTGGCCGCCGGGCAGCCCATCCCCGTGCGCAACCCGCACGGCGTCCGCCCCTGGCAGCACGTGCTCGAGCCCCTCGGCGGCTACCTCCTCCTCGGCGCCCGCCTCATGGGCCCCGTGGGCGAAGCCGGAGTCGAGGGGCGGGCAGGGTTCTGCGAACCCTGGAACTTCGGCCCCCGCCCCGAGGACGCCCGCCCCGTGCGCGACGTGGTGGAGGCCCTCATCGCCGCCTGGGGCTCCGGCCGCTGGGACGACAGGCACGACCCCGCCGCCCTGCACGAGGCCGGGCTCCTGCGCCTCTCCATCGACAAGGCCACCGCCCGCCTGGGCTGGGCGCCGCGCTGGCACTTCGACGAGACCTTCCGGCGCACGGTGGACTGGTACCGCGCCTTCCACGCCGGGGCCTCGGCCGACGCCCTGGCCGACCTCTGCCGCACGCAGATCCACGAGTACCTGGAGTCCTAG
- the rfbF gene encoding glucose-1-phosphate cytidylyltransferase: protein MKAVILCGGQGTRIRDANELLPKPMLPIGGKPIVWHIMKMYAHHGVREFVLCLGYRGWALKEFFLNYKAMTSDLTVTLGRHGAVEVLGKHDEEDWKVTLAETGEETQTGGRVAAVRRYVEGDEPFLLTYGDGVSDVDVGATIAAHRSHGKVATVTAVRPPGRFGEMVTEGGLVREFNEKPQATEGFINGGFFVLDGRRTWDFLGTDPRTVLEREPLRALARAGELVSYPHTGFWQPMDTLREYQLLNELWQAGKAPWKTW, encoded by the coding sequence ATGAAAGCCGTCATCCTCTGCGGGGGCCAGGGCACCCGCATCCGCGACGCCAACGAGCTGCTGCCGAAGCCCATGCTGCCCATCGGCGGCAAGCCCATCGTGTGGCACATCATGAAGATGTACGCCCATCACGGGGTGCGCGAGTTCGTACTCTGCCTTGGCTACCGCGGCTGGGCCCTGAAGGAGTTCTTCCTCAACTACAAGGCCATGACCTCCGACCTCACCGTCACCCTGGGCCGGCACGGCGCGGTGGAGGTCCTGGGCAAGCACGACGAGGAGGACTGGAAGGTCACCCTGGCCGAGACCGGCGAGGAGACCCAGACAGGAGGCCGGGTGGCGGCGGTGCGCCGCTACGTGGAGGGCGACGAGCCCTTCCTGCTCACCTACGGCGACGGGGTCTCCGACGTGGACGTGGGCGCCACCATCGCGGCCCACCGGAGCCACGGCAAGGTGGCCACGGTCACCGCGGTGCGCCCGCCCGGCCGCTTCGGCGAGATGGTCACCGAGGGCGGGCTGGTCCGCGAGTTCAACGAGAAGCCCCAGGCCACCGAGGGGTTCATCAACGGCGGCTTCTTCGTGCTGGACGGCCGGCGCACCTGGGACTTCCTGGGCACGGACCCCAGGACGGTGCTGGAGCGCGAGCCGCTGCGCGCCCTGGCCCGCGCCGGCGAGCTGGTGTCCTACCCGCACACCGGCTTCTGGCAGCCCATGGACACGCTGCGCGAGTACCAGCTCCTCAACGAGCTGTGGCAGGCCGGCAAGGCCCCCTGGAAGACCTGGTGA